The segment TGGCTCTGGCAGCTGAGCCAGCGTTCCTGGAGAGTGAGGCTGCTGAGAAATGGAAGAGACCCTTCAGGTGAGCACTGTCCCACAGCTCTGAGCTGGGTCCCATCCCAGAGTCTTCCTCCAGGACCTTGGGCCAGCTCTTGGGTTGAGAGGGGGCTTAAGAAGAGACTGGGGTATAGCTTGGACCCCAGGACAGATCTGACCTCCAGTGCCTGGAATCACTTGGGGTCAGTGCCACCTCCAGGACCCCAACCTCTGTCCTCACcccctttttcctccttcccaggaCCAGAGCTCTGGGGGTGGGATGTCAGGCTGGTGAAAGGGTGTGACCAGGAGGGAACCTGTTGACAAGGTCTAGGGTTCAGCTGTCACAggcatgtgtgtgcatacacaggGACATCAGAGCATATGTGTGTACAAGCTTAGGTAAGCGTACCTGAATGCCTGTGAAGCATGTGTAGATGTGAGTTCATATGGGTGGGACCTGATTGAGGCTTCAGTCCTTGGATGCCCCTCACCCCCAGTCTCCCCCATCTGTCTTGATTTGCCTGGCATTGAGACTGCCCTCCCCCCATTCCCCAGCCTGTAAGCTCTCCTccagccctttctttctttctttttttgcggtacacgggcctctcactgttgtggcctctcccgttgtggagcacaggctgcggacgcgcaggctcagcggccatggctcacgggcccagccgctccacggcacgtgggatcttcctggaccgggccatgaacccgtatcccctgcatcggcaggaggactctcaaccactgcgccaccagggaagccccctttctttttttaaaatttattttttatttaaaaaattttttaaaatatttatttatttttggctgcattgggtctttattgctgcgcgcgggttttctctagttgcggcgagtgagggcttctcttgttgcagagcatggcctccaggtgcgtgggcttcagtagctgtggcacatgggctcagtagttgtggctcgcgacctctagagcacagcctcagtagttgtggcgcacgggcttagttgctccacagcatgtgggatcttcccatactagggcttgaacccgtgtcccctgcattggcaggcggattctttaccactgcgccactagggaagcccctccagcCCTCTTTTGCAGGTCGCTGGTGTCCAGGCCTCAGGGTAGTGAAGGAACCATGGAGAGGGGCATGAGATGCAGTCCCCAAAGCCTTAGCCCTGGTGGACCAGGTCATCTCAGGACACATGCTCTCCTGGGTATTTTTGGGATCTAGGTTTCCCAGCCCCCTGCTCCCAGCCTTGTGCTTTCTCAGCCTGGGGGCACCTTCACCCTCCTCCATACACCCCAGCTCAGCCTCCCATGAAATTTTCTTGGGGGGCACTTGGGTGGTGAGGCAGCTCTTAACCATCATGGTGAAACTGGGAGACTTCATTTCaaatccctcccttcctccaccttcctgGGACTCCTCTGGATCATCCTGCTCTCCTGGCCTTGGAGGAGCAAAGTTCTTGTCCTGGCTCAAGAGTGTAGGGATGAGTGACTGCTGTCTGCATAGCCACTGGCCAGTGCCTTAGCACATCTCTCTCGATTCTGCCCCAGGTCTGCCTCCGCCACCTCCCTGACGTTGTCCCGCTGTGTGGATGTGGTGAAGGGGCTTCTGGAGTAAGTGTGTGTGCACCGACATGTGTGTAAAGGTGTTGGGCCCCTTGGATGCGTGTGTCAGGCTCCTGGAGCCCAGGCTTGGGCTGTGTATGTGTTTCAATTTGTCCTTCCGTACGTTGCCCAGCATTCTGTGTGTGATTCTCTGCTGAGTTCCAGAGGCAGGAGCTGGGTGCATGGCCTcattcccagcccctgcctggctATCTTCCAGGCTCTGTGCCTCATCCAGGGTCGTCACAGGGGACCAAAAGCTTCAGCCTGGAGTAGTAGCTCCAGAAAGGAGCTACTACTCATTTGGGAAATGGAGGCTCAAAAATGTCAGGGATTCGTTCAGGGTCACAGTGCCAAGCAGTGGCCAGGCCAGGACTGAAACCCTGCTCCAAGGTTTGTCTGCATCCACCAACCCTGCCCTGCCTCTGTGCCTGTCTTGGTGCCCCTACTGTCTCTACATTGACCCCTGGGGTCAGAGGCTGGTGGGGACTGTGCCTGCTGCACCTCCTGGCCATGTTCTGCTGCCTTCCATTTCTGCTTCCTGTTGTTGCTGCTTCAGGAGAGCTTGAGGCTCCCATGTCATAAGGCCTTGCTGAATGCCCTCCTGACCCCCTCCTGCAGTTTCAAGAAGAGGAGAGGCCACTCAGTTGGGGGAGCCCCTGAGCAGCGATACCAGAGCATCCCTGTGTGCGTGGCCGCCCGACTTCCTACCCGAGCTCAGGATGTGCTGGTAAGGAGGAGCTGGACCAAGTGCATGGGGTATGATATGGGAGTGCAGGTCCCAGGAGTGGGCCAAGGAGGCTGGGCAAGCAAGGATGGGCCCCTCACCGGGAGCAGGAGTTTTCCTCCCACAGCTTGTGGTGGGAGCCCTTCGGCATTTTATaatgagagggagagacaggaggcCGGGAGACCAGGAGGCCGGGAGACCAGGAGGCCGGGTAGTGGAGTATTGGGAACATGGCGGGAGGCTGCTGCAGGGGTCCAGTCAGAGGTGATGAGCCCTGGTGGGGCTAAGTTTGAAACTCTTAGTGTTCAAACAGAGACCTGATGTGTGCAAGGATGCGTGACAGCTGTGTGCATGAGCAAAGAGGCGTGTGTGGTGAGGACTAGGGCCACCGACCTCCCCTTTTCCCCACAGGATGCCCACCTCTCCGAGGTCAATGCTGTTCGTTTTGGCCCCAATAGCAGCCTCCTGGCCACCGGAGGGGCTGACCGCCTCATCCTCCTCTGGAATGTCGTGGGAGGTGAAGGTCCCTGCCCACAGACCAGCCTAATCCTTTCTCTCCAGACCTCACCTTCAGCTTGCTCCTTGGTGGGAAGGGTCTTGAGTCTCTTTGTGTTTCCTCACCTGGGACATCCTTGTGGGCAGCGGCCAGAGTTCTGGCCACTCTTGGCAAGAGTTCTGGGCTCACTGCTCCTAAGGGCAGAGCCTCCCACTTCCTGAAGTCGAGGcctgcagggtggggagggctAAACTCAGATGGTCCCTGTTCGGGTGGTGGAGGTACCATGTCATGAGGTTCTACAGGGACAGGCCCTTGAGGAGCAGGTCCCTTGGGCCCACCAGGCCACCTCCTCTTCTCGTGTCACTGAGCTCTCAGAACTCAGTTGTGAGACAAATGTTAGCTATCTACTCTGTGTTCTGCAGTGGGGGGTGTACTGGGGAGTGAGAGCTGGCTCCCAgagtcttcctggaggaggtgagtctCCAGCTTGCCTGGCTCTAGCTTGCCGTGTGACCTAGGGACAGTCCCTTCTCTCTGGTCTTTTCCAGACATCCGCGAGATGACCTGCAGCCCCCCGGGGCCCTCTGCTGGCAGTTCAGGAAGGTGCAGCCTCCAGCTAGAtcccccacctcccaaccccGGCTGCTCCCCCAAGAACAGGCCCAGCACTTCTGTACTCTAATTTAGGAGAGATTCATCTTCCCACTCACAGTCTAGCCTCCTCTGTTTCGTGAGATTAGTGACTTCATTTCACTTGTCCCTTCTCCTGATCCCCCCAGGGCGCCTGGAGGCCAACCAGACCCTTGAAGGAGCTGGCGGCAGCATCACCAGCGTGGACTTTGACCCCTCGGTGAGAGGACCTGGGGGGCATAGGATGTCCCTCCCCCAGTCTCCACACTGGGCAGGTGGGGGCTTTGGGGCCTGAGGGGACATCACGGGTATCCTAGAGCTCCTACACAATCCTCCTCCCTGGATCTTGATTCTCCTCTGCCTACCTGGGTGACCTGGGCTGGGGGAAGCTCTGAGGCAGCCCTGGCCCCAGCTCTCTGGCCTGCAGTTGCTTCTAGCCAGGCCCAGGTTCAGGACCTATCCTTTCCCCTCCCATCTCCCCAGGGCTCCCAGGTACTGGCAGCTACTTACAATAAGGCCGCCCAGCTTTGGAAGGTTGGGGAGGCACAGTCCAAGGTGAGGCCTGACTGGGGAGGCAGCCTGGGGGTCAGGGGTCATGCCTTGGGCCTGGAGGGGTTTGTTATGGGGTCTTGGCCATACCCTTGATGCATATCTGGGATGGTGGCAGGAGACACTATCTGGACACACAGACAAGGTGACGGCTGCCAAATTCAAGCTAACGAGGCATCAGGCGGTGACCGGGAGCCGGGACCGGACAGTGAAGGAGTGGCACCTTGGCCGAGCCTACTGTGAGGCCCAACCCTCCCCTTTCCCAACCGCCAGGACCCTGCCAGGCTATGGGGGACCTCAGCCTGCTCTCTGGGAGTGGCTCCAAGATTTACAGGCATTTGGGATGAAACCTCCCAAGGCCCCTCTTCTATCCCCCATCGATGATGCTTTCCCTGGTTTCTAGGTGACCTCAGGCTTTGGGCTGGGAAACGGGGGACCTGGGTTCTAGTTTTGGGAGGACACCTTACCTCGGgtttctgggcctcagcttctccaTACATCCAGTGGGTTGGCTCCTGATAACCCTTCCTTGAGGCTGGGGCTCTTCTCCTTGTTCCCTAGGTTCCAGGACCATCAATGTCCTTTCCTACTGTAACGATGTGGTGTGTGGGGACCATGTCATCATTAGTGGTCACAATGACCAGAAGATCCGGTTCTGGGACAGCAGGTGATAGGCGCaggctgtgggtggtggaggtgggggcagggctcctgtattctcttcctttttctagcCATGGAGCTGCTGAGGGTACCTTGGGGAAGCGAGGCTCTGGTGGCCTCTGTGCTGGGCTTGGCCCCTTGAAGGCTCAGCTGCCCTTGGAGACCTGTGCCTCCTTCTTATTGGCCCTCGGTCCAACCAAGGGACCCTGCCTGGGTCTTGCCAACTAAGATAGAGAATCTCTTTTTTCCCATGTAATCACCACTTTTTAGTCAAAAGGAACAATAGTTACATTGTTTTTTGAGCCTAAGAGCCCAGCATTAGGCTTGAATGGTTTATAAAAGCCAGTGCTGGAACCAGTGCCAGAGCCAGTGCCAGGCCTGCCTCAGGCTGCTTCTTACTCATCTGCAGAGATTGCCTTTTGAAACCCTTTGCTCTCTCTTTCACATATTTAAAGACAGACTTTCATTGcttccctgcccccgcccccagcacttATTTTTAGTGACCCAAGGGTTTAGTAAGTTCCCGTTGGAAGGGGCTGGCTGCAGTGGGAGATTAGTTGTCAGCCTTGGCCTTAGTGGCCTGAGACCAGGGGCGCCTCTGGACTTTGTTAAGTCTGTCAGGAGCAGCCTTGTCAGGGTGGCTGCTCCTTATCCTCGCCTTTGTCCCTGCTCCTCAGGGGACCCCGCTGCACCCAGGTCATCCCTGTGCAGGGCCGGgtcacctccctgagcctcagccacGACCAGCTGCATCTGCTCAGCTGCTCCCGAGACGACACGCTCAAGGTCATCGACCTGCGTGTCAGCAATATCCGCCAGGTGTTCAGGTACCTGCCTTGTGCCCACTGATCCTGTGGCTTTGGCTGTGGCAGCTGGGCCTTGTCCCCTGTAAAAGTCCTGTCAGCGGGGCCCTCCCTGGAGGCCCCTCTGGACCAGGGCCTGGTGAGGTGGCCAAGCCCTTGACGGAGAGAGGACACTCTTAAAGTTCCTGGCTGAGCCACCTCCATTCTGACCTGACCTTGTCTGTTCTCAGGGCTGATGGCTTCAGGTGCGGTTCTGACTGGACCAAAGCTGTGTTCAGGTGTGTCCATGAGAGCACAGCACCCATGCCTGAGTGTGTCCCATCTGTCTGTGTCCTTACCTCTAATCTCTCTGTTGCTGTGCTATGGCCCCTGCAGCCCAGACAGAAGCTACGCACTGGCAGGTTCCTGGGATGGAGCCCTTTACATCTGGGATGTAGACACTGGGAAACTGGAGAGTAGCCTTCGGGGACCCCATTGGTGAGCACGGCCACTGcccacccacctgcccacccCAGCACCAgtaccccaccccccgccctgccccagtCCTGCTAAGCTGATTCCAGGTCCTGACCTGCTGGGCATCCTGGAACCCCCAGCCCTTGTCCCGTACCTTCCATTCCCTGCCCCCACACCCGAGCCCTTCACAGTTCACAAGGTGTCTTCCCATGTGCACTTGGGTCTGCTCTCACCACAGCCCTCtgagcccattttacaggtgaggagatgGGCTCAGAGAGGGCTTCAGAATGCCCAGGTCCAGTAATGAGGGGCAGAGCCCAGCTGCGGACGCCCCCTGaagcctgcctctccctctcctcagcgcTGCCGTCAATGCCGTGGCCTGGTGCTACTCTGGGAGCCACGTGGTGAGCGTGGACCAGGCCAGGAAGGTTGTGCTCTGGCACTAGTGCCACAACTCCCCTGCCTGAGCTGGAGCTTTAGTCCAAAGCCTGAAGCTGGAGGACAGCTTCCCACTGCCTCAGAGGCTCCAGGGCCAGTAGGGGtgcagggatgggggtggcaTTTAGTGGGTAAGAGGGCCTGGCAGGACCTGGCctgtttgtttaaaaacaaaagtgtgGGTTCTGGGGGGATtactgtattgttttgttttttatctccGTTTCCTCACTTTCTCTggcaaaagtggaaaaaaattacatttaaactgGTGTCTGCTTGCCTCTTTGCAGCATTCAGGGAACAGGGAAGCCTTTGGGTGGAGGCTCAAGGAGACCCAGGCTtggctccctttcctcctcccgcACAGAGCTGGGCAGAGCTGGCCCGCCTTCTGTGCTGCCAGCATGAAGAAAGGCCCAGAGGCAGCAAAGGGCAGTGGCTTTTGGAGCAGTGGAAATTTCACCCTTGGTCTAAGCTGGTCTTGGTCCTTGGGCCCTTCTGTTTCAGGCACCCAGGGTAGAACGAGGCTGAGGAGGGGCCACGTGAATTCTGAGGAGGGAGCAGGGGAGACAGCCGAGAGGGGCCCTGTGGAAAGGATCCTGAAAAACCAGAGTGATGTCAAGTACTCGGTACAACAGGCCTGCCTTTAGACTGGGGCCACGTTCTTGCCCCAGAGGCAGACCCCTTGGGTGTTGGGGAGGATATCCgtgggctgggcctgggcctcGCTTACATCAGCGTCAgatttaatccacacaacaagCATCTGGAGTACATGGCAGATCCAATAGCGTGGAACCCGAGCACTCCATTTCCTTCCCCAACCTAGGGTGTGGAGGAGGGTCAGCGGGACAGCCATTGCCAGTCACAAGGCATCGAAGGGGACTTCTGTCCCTGAGTGATAGGGGCTGACCTCTGGGGGTCCGCTCACTTGAGATTCAAGGCTTTACTCTAGAACTTTCAGCCTCCTTTATTACCTTACAGTGTCTCTCCTGAGTCCCAGGGTTTTGGAAACTATTTCCAGGATGGGCAGGAGAGAGCTAAGAGCCAGGACTCTGCAGCTAGACTATCTGGGTTTGAAGTTCTGCCCTACTATTTAGTAGCTGAGTGattttgaacaagttacttaatgcctttgtgccttagtttcctcctgtgtaaaatgggaaaagagtAGTATCTACCTCAAAGACTGTTGTAAGGACTCGATGCATTAGTATTTGTAAAGTTCCTGGCACATGACAAAGGCTGTGTAAGTGTTGGCTAAATACCCAAATCTACACTCAGCTGATCCCAGCTCACTCACTGCCCTCTGCCCAGCTGTCCCCTGAGCTCTGGGTGACATACCCAGCTGCCTCCTAGGCATCATCTATCCCTGTCATAAGCGTCTCTTCCCCTCACACCCCACTTCTTGGGCACCAAGGTGTGGGGTTGTTGCGTCTAACTCTCCATTCCTGCTGCCACTGCAGGCCACCTTGTCCTCGACCTGCTGTCTCCACCTAGTCCCCTCCTTGCCACGGCCAAAGTGACTTTCTAAGGTGTTGTGGTCATACAGCCAACCCTTTGAAGTTCTGCACTGCCTGCAGAGAAACTCCTTACCCTCAGGATGTGGCCCTGCTGGCCTCAGCTGCATCTTCACTTTGTTGCTCTTCTGAATGGGTCTTGcatgtgatttttctctctgcCCAGAATGTTCTTCCCTCCCAGCTCCTAATTCAAATTTGTCCTTCAGGATCCCCTCACTTGAGAGCCTCTCCTCACCTGCCAGGCTGGCTAGGAGCCTCCTCCATCTCTATGCCCACCCCCCCCATTTGTGTCTGCCTCCCTCCATCTCAGTCAGGAAACTCTTAGAAGAGGCCAGGATGGGAGCAAAGTATTCCCTGGGATCAGGCCTTAGAGCCATAGAGAAAGCCTCAGGAAATGTTCGTAAGTGACTAAATTCTCTTATTTGAGGACTCAGCAAGTCTAATAGTCAAAGACTCTAGGAGTCCAGGATCTTTTGAATCTAAGACTGCTGAAGGTCTGGCCCTCACGCCCTGGCTCTCAGCGGCCACCAGGAGTCACCAGCTGCCTAGGTCTGCCAAGGCCATTCTCCCGCCTCCTGGGATTCACGGCCAGGAAGACCAAAGCTTCCAGTAGCCACCGTTACTGAGCTGCGTCCGGCcctgttccctgtgctatccagtatcTTGTTCCTCCCAACCACCTTGTGATGTAGGTGTctctttcacagatgagaaaattgaggctcagagggtAAGTGATATGAGAGCATCACAGCTGGCACAGCGGGATTGTGACTCttgtcatactttttttttttttttttttttttttaacaaaatgtcAGAGAATCTGGGCTCCCAATTAGGGAGAGCTGCAGGGCATTACCCACTGTGCTCCAGCAGTGTGCCCACTGCCTCCATCGGGTAGGTGATTCTAGCTTTCTGTCTAAACTAAATCCCTCcctgcttctcttttttcattctgGTCCTGGGTGCCTAGGCCtgagcctgggggttggggggtgttAGTGTCCTTTGAACTGAGGGACATGCAGGGCTGCAGGAGGGAGGTGAACTTGAATCCTGGGAGGCTGTTAAACCAGCTACATCATCTGGGGCAAGTACCTCACAGGACTGCAGTGAAGACTGCTTAGAGAATGCAGAAAAGGAGCTCGGGAAATTATCTGACTCAACTGGGACAGTGACCCCTTTACTCCCCTTAAGCCTTCCTTTCTTCATGGGGCAGATCTGCTAGCACATGCCTGCCTTACTTCAGGGAGCACATGTACACCTTAACTTACTTGGAGGGAATGCTTCCTGGAGGAGCAAGTCTGGAAGGCCAGAGACAGGCTGGGCATTCCAGGAAATGAGGCAAGTGTGGGGAAAAGGGTTGGCAAAGGCCAGGCAGGGGAAGAGCTCAGAGGGGCTGCCAGCTGGGAAGGCTGCACCTCTAGTCTTTGCAGTCCCGGGCAGCAGAGGG is part of the Kogia breviceps isolate mKogBre1 chromosome 7, mKogBre1 haplotype 1, whole genome shotgun sequence genome and harbors:
- the ATG16L2 gene encoding protein Atg16l2 isoform X6, encoding MAGPSDPGVPAARWKRHIVRQLRQRDRTQKALFLELVPAYNRLLEKAELLVQFSEKLQPEPTDVTRALHQGAWEEESGSDSYQVPSPAALRVKWQEEEEGLRLVCGEMAYQVVEKSAALGTLESQLEERQSRLAALEAHVAQLQEAREKEAGQVGARRALNAAQREAYEALRVHVGHQEAALRRLEEEARDLLDRLVRRKARAAAERNLRNERRERAKQARVSQELKKAAKRTVSISESPDTLGDGIREEADTLALAAEPAFLESEAAEKWKRPFRSASATSLTLSRCVDVVKGLLDFKKRRGHSVGGAPEQRYQSIPVCVAARLPTRAQDVLDAHLSEVNAVRFGPNSSLLATGGADRLILLWNVVGGRLEANQTLEGAGGSITSVDFDPSETLSGHTDKVTAAKFKLTRHQAVTGSRDRTVKEWHLGRAYCSRTINVLSYCNDVVCGDHVIISGHNDQKIRFWDSRADGFRCGSDWTKAVFSPDRSYALAGSWDGALYIWDVDTGKLESSLRGPHCAAVNAVAWCYSGSHVVSVDQARKVVLWH
- the ATG16L2 gene encoding protein Atg16l2 isoform X2, with the protein product MAGPSDPGVPAARWKRHIVRQLRQRDRTQKALFLELVPAYNRLLEKAELLVQFSEKLQPEPTDVTRALHQGAWEEESGSDSYQVPSPAALRVKWQEEEEGLRLVCGEMAYQVVEKSAALGTLESQLEERQSRLAALEAHVAQLQEAREKEAGQVGARRALNAAQREAYEALRVHVGHQEAALRRLEEEARDLLDRLVRRKARAAAERNLRNERRERAKQARVSQELKKAAKRTVSISESPDTLGDGIREEADTLALAAEPAFLESEAAEKWKRPFSFKKRRGHSVGGAPEQRYQSIPVCVAARLPTRAQDVLDAHLSEVNAVRFGPNSSLLATGGADRLILLWNVVGGRLEANQTLEGAGGSITSVDFDPSGSQVLAATYNKAAQLWKVGEAQSKETLSGHTDKVTAAKFKLTRHQAVTGSRDRTVKEWHLGRAYCSRTINVLSYCNDVVCGDHVIISGHNDQKIRFWDSRGPRCTQVIPVQGRVTSLSLSHDQLHLLSCSRDDTLKVIDLRVSNIRQVFRADGFRCGSDWTKAVFSPDRSYALAGSWDGALYIWDVDTGKLESSLRGPHCAAVNAVAWCYSGSHVVSVDQARKVVLWH
- the ATG16L2 gene encoding protein Atg16l2 isoform X4 produces the protein MAGPSDPGVPAARWKRHIVRQLRQRDRTQKALFLELVPAYNRLLEKAELLVQFSEKLQPEPTDVTRALHQGAWEEESGSDSYQVPSPAALRVKWQEEEEGLRLVCGEMAYQVVEKSAALGTLESQLEERQSRLAALEAHVAQLQEAREKEAGQVGARRALNAAQREAYEALRVHVGHQEAALRRLEEEARDLLDRLVRRKARAAAERNLRNERRERAKQARVSQELKKAAKRTVSISESPDTLGDGIREEADTLALAAEPAFLESEAAEKWKRPFSFKKRRGHSVGGAPEQRYQSIPVCVAARLPTRAQDVLDAHLSEVNAVRFGPNSSLLATGGADRLILLWNVVGGRLEANQTLEGAGGSITSVDFDPSETLSGHTDKVTAAKFKLTRHQAVTGSRDRTVKEWHLGRAYCSRTINVLSYCNDVVCGDHVIISGHNDQKIRFWDSRGPRCTQVIPVQGRVTSLSLSHDQLHLLSCSRDDTLKVIDLRVSNIRQVFRADGFRCGSDWTKAVFSPDRSYALAGSWDGALYIWDVDTGKLESSLRGPHCAAVNAVAWCYSGSHVVSVDQARKVVLWH
- the ATG16L2 gene encoding protein Atg16l2 isoform X1, which produces MAGPSDPGVPAARWKRHIVRQLRQRDRTQKALFLELVPAYNRLLEKAELLVQFSEKLQPEPTDVTRALHQGAWEEESGSDSYQVPSPAALRVKWQEEEEGLRLVCGEMAYQVVEKSAALGTLESQLEERQSRLAALEAHVAQLQEAREKEAGQVGARRALNAAQREAYEALRVHVGHQEAALRRLEEEARDLLDRLVRRKARAAAERNLRNERRERAKQARVSQELKKAAKRTVSISESPDTLGDGIREEADTLALAAEPAFLESEAAEKWKRPFRSASATSLTLSRCVDVVKGLLDFKKRRGHSVGGAPEQRYQSIPVCVAARLPTRAQDVLDAHLSEVNAVRFGPNSSLLATGGADRLILLWNVVGGRLEANQTLEGAGGSITSVDFDPSGSQVLAATYNKAAQLWKVGEAQSKETLSGHTDKVTAAKFKLTRHQAVTGSRDRTVKEWHLGRAYCSRTINVLSYCNDVVCGDHVIISGHNDQKIRFWDSRGPRCTQVIPVQGRVTSLSLSHDQLHLLSCSRDDTLKVIDLRVSNIRQVFRADGFRCGSDWTKAVFSPDRSYALAGSWDGALYIWDVDTGKLESSLRGPHCAAVNAVAWCYSGSHVVSVDQARKVVLWH
- the ATG16L2 gene encoding protein Atg16l2 isoform X7 — translated: MAYQVVEKSAALGTLESQLEERQSRLAALEAHVAQLQEAREKEAGQVGARRALNAAQREAYEALRVHVGHQEAALRRLEEEARDLLDRLVRRKARAAAERNLRNERRERAKQARVSQELKKAAKRTVSISESPDTLGDGIREEADTLALAAEPAFLESEAAEKWKRPFRSASATSLTLSRCVDVVKGLLDFKKRRGHSVGGAPEQRYQSIPVCVAARLPTRAQDVLDAHLSEVNAVRFGPNSSLLATGGADRLILLWNVVGGRLEANQTLEGAGGSITSVDFDPSGSQVLAATYNKAAQLWKVGEAQSKETLSGHTDKVTAAKFKLTRHQAVTGSRDRTVKEWHLGRAYCSRTINVLSYCNDVVCGDHVIISGHNDQKIRFWDSRGPRCTQVIPVQGRVTSLSLSHDQLHLLSCSRDDTLKVIDLRVSNIRQVFRADGFRCGSDWTKAVFSPDRSYALAGSWDGALYIWDVDTGKLESSLRGPHCAAVNAVAWCYSGSHVVSVDQARKVVLWH
- the ATG16L2 gene encoding protein Atg16l2 isoform X3 → MAGPSDPGVPAARWKRHIVRQLRQRDRTQKALFLELVPAYNRLLEKAELLVQFSEKLQPEPTDVTRALHQGAWEEESGSDSYQVPSPAALRVKWQEEEEGLRLVCGEMAYQVVEKSAALGTLESQLEERQSRLAALEAHVAQLQEAREKEAGQVGARRALNAAQREAYEALRVHVGHQEAALRRLEEEARDLLDRLVRRKARAAAERNLRNERRERAKQARVSQELKKAAKRTVSISESPDTLGDGIREEADTLALAAEPAFLESEAAEKWKRPFRSASATSLTLSRCVDVVKGLLDFKKRRGHSVGGAPEQRYQSIPVCVAARLPTRAQDVLDAHLSEVNAVRFGPNSSLLATGGADRLILLWNVVGGRLEANQTLEGAGGSITSVDFDPSETLSGHTDKVTAAKFKLTRHQAVTGSRDRTVKEWHLGRAYCSRTINVLSYCNDVVCGDHVIISGHNDQKIRFWDSRGPRCTQVIPVQGRVTSLSLSHDQLHLLSCSRDDTLKVIDLRVSNIRQVFRADGFRCGSDWTKAVFSPDRSYALAGSWDGALYIWDVDTGKLESSLRGPHCAAVNAVAWCYSGSHVVSVDQARKVVLWH
- the ATG16L2 gene encoding protein Atg16l2 isoform X5 yields the protein MAGPSDPGVPAARWKRHIVRQLRQRDRTQKALFLELVPAYNRLLEKAELLVQFSEKLQPEPTDVTRALHQGAWEEESGSDSYQVPSPAALRVKWQEEEEGLRLVCGEMAYQVVEKSAALGTLESQLEERQSRLAALEAHVAQLQEAREKEAGQVGARRALNAAQREAYEALRVHVGHQEAALRRLEEEARDLLDRLVRRKARAAAERNLRNERRERAKQARVSQELKKAAKRTVSISESPDTLGDGIREEADTLALAAEPAFLESEAAEKWKRPFRSASATSLTLSRCVDVVKGLLDFKKRRGHSVGGAPEQRYQSIPVCVAARLPTRAQDVLDAHLSEVNAVRFGPNSSLLATGGADRLILLWNVVGGRLEANQTLEGAGGSITSVDFDPSGSQVLAATYNKAAQLWKVGEAQSKETLSGHTDKVTAAKFKLTRHQAVTGSRDRTVKEWHLGRAYCSRTINVLSYCNDVVCGDHVIISGHNDQKIRFWDSRADGFRCGSDWTKAVFSPDRSYALAGSWDGALYIWDVDTGKLESSLRGPHCAAVNAVAWCYSGSHVVSVDQARKVVLWH